From one Ramlibacter agri genomic stretch:
- a CDS encoding chemotaxis protein CheD, translating to MSVHEVLTRTQPTQLDVFLQPGEYFAGDAQHRVRTLLGSCVSVVLWSPHVRIGAMSHSLLPGRPQQDASGPMLDGRYGDEALRLMLEELVGLGVRPAHCRAKIFGGGDMFGARHPGPTVGQRNGEAAREQLRRCGIEVASESLYGDGHRQVVFDIATGEVWARQTPRSTRQLPVLPEFRIGRSA from the coding sequence ATGAGCGTTCATGAGGTGCTGACGCGGACGCAGCCCACGCAGCTGGACGTGTTCCTGCAGCCTGGCGAGTACTTCGCCGGCGATGCGCAGCATCGCGTGCGCACCTTGCTCGGCTCCTGCGTGTCGGTCGTGCTGTGGAGCCCGCATGTGCGCATAGGCGCCATGTCGCACTCGCTGCTGCCCGGGCGGCCGCAGCAGGATGCGTCCGGGCCCATGCTGGATGGCCGCTACGGCGACGAGGCGCTGCGCCTGATGCTGGAGGAACTGGTCGGCCTGGGCGTGCGCCCCGCGCATTGCCGCGCCAAGATCTTCGGTGGCGGCGACATGTTCGGCGCCAGGCACCCCGGGCCCACGGTGGGCCAGCGCAATGGCGAGGCCGCGCGCGAGCAACTGCGCCGCTGCGGGATCGAGGTCGCGTCCGAGAGCCTCTACGGCGACGGCCACCGCCAGGTCGTCTTCGACATCGCCACGGGCGAGGTGTGGGCGCGGCAGACCCCGCGCAGCACGCGGCAGCTGCCCGTGCTGCCTGAATTCCGGATCGGGAGGTCCGCGTGA
- a CDS encoding chemotaxis-specific protein-glutamate methyltransferase CheB, producing the protein MNKIKVLVVDDSAVVRQVVAGMLAAAPGIEVMAAVADPLLAIERLRQQWPDVIVLDVEMPRMDGITFLRKIMQERPTPVVICSTLTEKGAKTTLEAMAAGAVAIVTKPKLGLKQFLSESAEEFVATVRAAARANVRRLAARVEAPPVAAKHSADAVLPPAPARAMTQTTERVVALGTSTGGTQALEEVLTALPRVSPGIVIVQHMPEKFTAAFAARLDSVCRISVKEAENNDRVVPGRALIAPGGKHLVLRRSGAQYFVDVIDGPLVNRHRPSVDVMFRSVAKCAGGNALGVIMTGMGDDGAAGLLEMRNVGARTIAQDEESCVVYGMPKEAIKRGGAERVLPLDAIAQEILKQL; encoded by the coding sequence GTGAACAAGATCAAGGTCCTGGTCGTCGACGACTCCGCCGTCGTGCGGCAGGTCGTCGCCGGCATGCTGGCCGCTGCGCCGGGCATCGAGGTGATGGCCGCGGTGGCCGACCCGCTGCTGGCCATCGAGCGGCTGCGCCAGCAATGGCCGGACGTCATCGTGCTGGACGTGGAGATGCCGCGCATGGACGGCATCACCTTCCTGCGCAAGATCATGCAGGAGCGGCCCACGCCGGTTGTCATCTGCTCCACGCTGACGGAGAAGGGCGCGAAGACCACGCTGGAGGCGATGGCCGCCGGCGCGGTGGCGATCGTGACCAAGCCCAAGCTGGGGCTGAAGCAGTTCCTCAGCGAATCGGCCGAGGAGTTCGTTGCCACCGTGCGCGCGGCGGCGCGTGCCAACGTGCGCCGCCTCGCGGCCCGGGTCGAAGCGCCGCCCGTGGCCGCGAAGCACAGCGCCGACGCCGTGCTGCCGCCCGCGCCGGCGCGCGCCATGACGCAGACCACCGAGCGCGTGGTGGCGCTCGGCACGTCCACCGGCGGCACGCAGGCGCTGGAGGAGGTGCTGACGGCGCTGCCGCGCGTCAGCCCCGGCATCGTCATCGTGCAGCACATGCCCGAGAAGTTCACGGCCGCCTTCGCGGCGCGCCTGGACAGCGTGTGCCGCATCAGCGTCAAGGAAGCCGAGAACAACGATCGCGTGGTGCCCGGCCGCGCCCTGATCGCGCCCGGCGGCAAGCACCTGGTGCTGCGGCGCAGCGGCGCGCAGTATTTCGTGGACGTCATCGACGGCCCGCTGGTCAACCGCCACCGGCCCTCGGTGGACGTGATGTTCCGCTCGGTGGCCAAGTGCGCCGGCGGCAACGCCCTGGGCGTCATCATGACCGGCATGGGCGACGACGGCGCCGCCGGCCTGCTGGAGATGCGCAACGTCGGCGCCCGCACCATCGCGCAGGACGAGGAAAGCTGCGTGGTCTATGGCATGCCGAAGGAAGCCATCAAGCGCGGCGGCGCGGAGCGGGTGCTGCCGCTGGACGCGATCGCGCAGGAGATCCTGAAGCAGCTGTGA
- a CDS encoding MarC family protein, with amino-acid sequence MEFKPLITLLAIVNPPAIIPFFIHYTQGFSTLQRRRTIGVASFTAFCVIAACALLGIRILEFFGISLASFQVGGGMLLLTSALNMLNAKPAEAKPATNDLAEGAEKAAMGYSIAVVPLTIPLLTGPATMSTVVIYAERAHTVLQLATLVGYGVVIGLVTALSFALANPIARILGQTGINVLTRLMGLILAALAVEVMADGLGKLFPILGRTVGG; translated from the coding sequence ATGGAATTCAAGCCGCTCATCACGCTGCTGGCGATCGTCAACCCGCCGGCGATCATCCCTTTCTTCATCCACTACACGCAGGGCTTCAGCACGCTGCAGCGGCGCCGCACCATCGGCGTCGCCTCCTTCACCGCCTTCTGCGTGATCGCCGCCTGCGCGCTGCTGGGCATCCGCATCCTGGAGTTCTTCGGCATCTCGCTGGCGAGCTTCCAGGTGGGCGGCGGCATGCTGCTGCTGACCAGCGCGTTGAACATGCTGAACGCCAAGCCGGCCGAAGCCAAGCCCGCGACCAACGACCTGGCCGAAGGCGCCGAGAAGGCGGCCATGGGCTACAGCATCGCCGTGGTGCCATTGACGATCCCGCTGCTCACGGGCCCGGCCACGATGTCCACCGTGGTGATCTATGCCGAACGCGCGCACACCGTGCTGCAGCTCGCGACGCTGGTCGGCTACGGCGTGGTGATCGGGCTCGTGACGGCGCTGTCGTTCGCGCTGGCCAACCCGATCGCGCGCATCCTGGGCCAGACCGGCATCAACGTGCTGACGCGGCTGATGGGCCTGATCCTCGCCGCGCTGGCGGTGGAGGTCATGGCCGACGGTTTGGGCAAGCTGTTCCCGATCCTCGGCCGCACCGTGGGCGGCTAG